Proteins encoded by one window of Cannabis sativa cultivar Pink pepper isolate KNU-18-1 chromosome 4, ASM2916894v1, whole genome shotgun sequence:
- the LOC115714427 gene encoding transcription repressor OFP7, whose product MAKRFNFKLRISKIIFSINPCGGSNSKDPSSNNNPLLPSFFRFSTVNPTVLLPNHRSSHTITTSTTTTTTHRSFLKRHVSSAFLSAGCCRSRSNSQPTHSDHDEEEDNIGITTTKKSSREQDNNWHVIENVFENDVVFETPARRKVYTSSVSGRSETENDDVFLPPPPPPSSAETKFRKKKKKRRSKRKTTSSVARSILFRISTSSAESGIFSNDEIINYNNELNDEEETETLVSSSRSFSTTTDYSSSELFNTQLETIRETTLDHTNYSNNNNKKKKKRKKSSKRCVSKQGMRKSLSSSSESSSSPARLSMFQRMIPCSVDGKVRESFAVVKKSADPYEDFKRSMMEMILEKQMFEDKDLEQLLHCFLSLNSRDHHGIIVRAFSEIWEILFSSTQT is encoded by the coding sequence atggccAAACGTTTCAACTTCAAGCTTCGAATTTCCAAAATCATTTTTTCTATCAATCCTTGTGGTGGTTCCAATTCCAAAGACCCCTCTTCCAATAATAATCCACTACTCCCATCTTTCTTCCGATTCTCTACGGTCAACCCCACAGTACTACTTCCAAACCACCGCTCATCACACACCATCACAACCTCGACCACAACTACCACTACCCACCGTTCTTTCCTGAAACGCCACGTGTCTTCCGCATTCCTTTCCGCGGGATGCTGTCGCAGCAGATCAAATTCGCAACCCACTCACTCCGACCACGACGAAGAAGAGGACAATATCGGTATTACAACGACAAAAAAATCGTCACGTGAACAAGACAACAACTGGCACGTGATAGAAAATGTGTTCGAAAACGACGTCGTATTCGAAACCCCTGCTCGCCGAAAAGTCTACACTTCCTCTGTTTCAGGGCGTTCCGAAACCGAAAACGACGACGTTTTCCTTCCTCCTCCTCCGCCTCCTTCTTCAGCCGAAACTAAAtttagaaagaagaagaagaaacgaCGATCCAAAAGGAAAACGACATCATCAGTCGCTAGATCTATACTATTCAGAATCAGCACTTCTTCAGCCGAGAGTGGAATTTTCAGCAACGACGAAATAATAAACTACAATAACGAATTAAACGACGAAGAAGAAACAGAGACTTTGGTCTCATCTTCTAGAAGCTTCTCCACCACAACTGATTATTCCTCTTCAGAATTATTCAACACACAGTTAGAAACCATACGCGAGACCACACTGGATCACACCaattatagtaataataataataagaaaaaaaagaagaggaagaaatcATCAAAACGGTGCGTTTCCAAACAGGGGATGAGGAAATCTTTGTCGTCGTCTTCGGAGAGCAGTAGTAGTCCGGCGAGGCTTTCGATGTTTCAGAGGATGATTCCTTGTAGTGTGGATGGGAAAGTGAGGGAGAGTTTTGCTGTGGTGAAGAAATCGGCTGATCCTTACGAGGATTTTAAGAGGTCTATGATGGAAATGATTTTGGAGAAACAAATGTTTGAAGATAAAGATTTGGAACAGCTCTTGCATTGTTTCTTGTCTCTTAATTCCAGAGATCACCATGGGATTATCGTCCGAGCTTTCTCTGAGATTTGGGAAATTTTGTTTTCTAGTACTCAGACATGA